From the genome of Acropora palmata chromosome 4, jaAcrPala1.3, whole genome shotgun sequence, one region includes:
- the LOC141879968 gene encoding uncharacterized protein LOC141879968, with the protein MKCAVNSNRSLLEAPIDVHTNNICCNDPECVLPSCINEKLQTMNTIISKAKPKKGKKQKMRNNDHLWDQDLDDILNSFAFNNSGNTCNDPFTIHANNEIVTGEKLVHKQRAASSRNDFSDPSPLFGIPSACQTALSPGNDWQLMNLAPTQSAPNSEVTFSTEETLPLDDALSTLVFTTPDIMGNTTQPVDSLSCIESDQDTDFAVFAAEASPSSVKKPAQKLRKSQSKNRDGCGTKRKLTPPKQCTRKLFRILSLILQAFENTLNAELEERYVLVLEGALRDIQNAHCYLKKSTTGNLF; encoded by the exons ATGAAGTGCGCCGTGAATTCCAATCGTTCTTTGCTTGAAGCCCCAATTGACGTTCACACAAACAATATTTGTTGCAATGACCCAGAATGCGTCCTGCCGAGCTGTATCAACGAAAAATTGCAGACTATGAATACTATCATCAGCAAGGCAAAGCCcaagaagggaaaaaaacaaaa AATGAGGAACAACGATCATCTCTGGGATCAAGACCTTGATGACATTCTTAACAGTTTTGCTTTCAACAATTCTGGAAATACGTGCAACGATCCCTTTACTATTCATGCCAACAATGAAATAGTAACCGGAGAGAAATTGGTTCACAAACAAAGGGCGGCCTCTTCAAGAAATGATTTTTCAGATCCGTCACCGCTATTTGGTATTCCATCCGCGTGCCAAACAGCACTATCTCCAGGAAATGATTGGCAGCTCATGAATCTTGCTCCAACACAAAGTGCTCCCAATTCTGAAGTAACGTTTTCTACAGAAGAGACCTTGCCCCTTGACGATGCCCTGTCAACTCTCGTGTTCACTACACCGGATATTATGGGCAACACCACTCAACCGGTTGACTCCCTAAGCTGTATTGAAAGTGATCAAGATACAGACTTTGCTGTGTTTGCTGCAGAAGCGAGCCCATCCAGTGTGAAAAAGCCCGCACAAAAACTACGAAAATCTCAGAGCAAAAATAGAGACGGATGTGGAACAAAGAGGAAGCTAACACCCCCCAAGCAATGCACAAGAAAGCTATTTCGAATCCTGTCTCTCATTCTCCAAGCCTTTGAGAATACTTTGAATGCAGAACTTGAGGAACGCTATGTATTAGTGCTAGAGGGAGCTCTTCGTGATATCCAAAATGCTCATTGTTATTTAAAGAAATCCACAACaggaaatttattttga